The following are encoded together in the Drosophila sechellia strain sech25 chromosome 3R, ASM438219v1, whole genome shotgun sequence genome:
- the LOC6618734 gene encoding mitoferrin isoform X2, translating to MQSLSPPTQNMNIVSTLRNMITREGLLRPIRGASAVVLGAGPAHSLYFAAYEMTKELTAKFTSVRNLNYVISGAVATLIHDAISSPTDVIKQRMQMYNSPYTSVVSCVRDIYKREGFKAFYRAYGTQLVMNLPYQTIHFTTYEFFQNKLNLERKYNPPVHMAAGAAAGACAAAVTTPLDVIKTLLNTQETGLTRGMIEASRKIYHMAGPMGFFRGTTARVLYSMPATAICWSTYEFFKFYLCGLDADQYKSSITGSSEPRKADYVLPRTTDEEQIDQEREAAKEKDTTATLHSAPTSVNASGAIKTVCELSTSPAGPTINLHTRHTDVKSPYERGFST from the exons ATGCAGAGTCTTTCACCGCCCACACAAAACATGAACATAGTGTCAACCCTTCGGAACATGATCACGCGCGAGGGCCTGTTGAG ACCCATTCGGGGAGCCAGCGCCGTGGTGCTGGGTGCTGGACCAGCGCACTCGCTGTACTTTGCCGCCTACGAGATGACCAAGGAGCTCACGGCCAAGTTCACATCGGTGAGAAACCTCAACTACG TGATTTCGGGAGCGGTGGCCACCCTCATACACGACGCTATTTCTAGTCCCACGGATGTGATCAAGCAGCGGATGCAGATGTACAACTCGCCCTACACATCGGTGGTATCCTGCGTGCGGGATATCTACAAGAGGGAGGGCTTCAAGGCCTTCTACCGGGCATACGGCACGCAACTGGTCATGAACCTACCATATCAGACAATACATTTTACCACATACGAGTTTTTCCAGAACAAA TTGAATCTGGAACGGAAATACAATCCACCAGTGCACATGGCAGCGGGTGCAGCAGCCGGTGCGTGTGCGGCGGCTGTAACCACGCCCCTGGACGTGATCAAGACGCTACTGAATACTCAGGAGACTGGACTGACGCGCGGCATGATCGAGGCCAGTCGAAAG ATCTACCACATGGCCGGTCCAATGGGCTTCTTTAGGGGCACGACTGCCCGCGTTCTGTACTCCATGCCCGCCACGGCCATCTGCTGGTCGACGTACGAGTTCTTCAAGTTCTACCTGTGCGGCCTTGACGCTGATCAGTACAAATCATCAATTACGGGCAGCTCGGAGCCTCGCAAAGCGGACTACGTGCTGCCAAGGACTACGGATGAGGAGCAGATCGATCAGGAGCGCGAGGCGGCGAAGGAGAAAGACACCACGGCCACCCTGCACTCTGCTCCGACCTCGGTCAATGCCTCCGGTGCCATCAAAACGGTGTGCGAGCTGTCGACGAGCCCCGCCGGGCCAACAATCAATCTGCACACACGGCACACGGACGTGAAGAGTCCCTACGAGAGGGGCTTCAGCACGTAG
- the LOC6618734 gene encoding mitoferrin isoform X1 — MNIDDYESLPTTSVGVNMTAGAIAGVLEHVVMYPLDSVKTRMQSLSPPTQNMNIVSTLRNMITREGLLRPIRGASAVVLGAGPAHSLYFAAYEMTKELTAKFTSVRNLNYVISGAVATLIHDAISSPTDVIKQRMQMYNSPYTSVVSCVRDIYKREGFKAFYRAYGTQLVMNLPYQTIHFTTYEFFQNKLNLERKYNPPVHMAAGAAAGACAAAVTTPLDVIKTLLNTQETGLTRGMIEASRKIYHMAGPMGFFRGTTARVLYSMPATAICWSTYEFFKFYLCGLDADQYKSSITGSSEPRKADYVLPRTTDEEQIDQEREAAKEKDTTATLHSAPTSVNASGAIKTVCELSTSPAGPTINLHTRHTDVKSPYERGFST; from the exons ATGAACATCGACGACTACGAATCATTGCCCACCACCAGTGTGGGTGTCAATATGACGGCGGGCGCAATTGCGGGCGTGCTGGAGCATGTGGTCATGTATCCGCTGGACTCCGTCAAG ACGCGAATGCAGAGTCTTTCACCGCCCACACAAAACATGAACATAGTGTCAACCCTTCGGAACATGATCACGCGCGAGGGCCTGTTGAG ACCCATTCGGGGAGCCAGCGCCGTGGTGCTGGGTGCTGGACCAGCGCACTCGCTGTACTTTGCCGCCTACGAGATGACCAAGGAGCTCACGGCCAAGTTCACATCGGTGAGAAACCTCAACTACG TGATTTCGGGAGCGGTGGCCACCCTCATACACGACGCTATTTCTAGTCCCACGGATGTGATCAAGCAGCGGATGCAGATGTACAACTCGCCCTACACATCGGTGGTATCCTGCGTGCGGGATATCTACAAGAGGGAGGGCTTCAAGGCCTTCTACCGGGCATACGGCACGCAACTGGTCATGAACCTACCATATCAGACAATACATTTTACCACATACGAGTTTTTCCAGAACAAA TTGAATCTGGAACGGAAATACAATCCACCAGTGCACATGGCAGCGGGTGCAGCAGCCGGTGCGTGTGCGGCGGCTGTAACCACGCCCCTGGACGTGATCAAGACGCTACTGAATACTCAGGAGACTGGACTGACGCGCGGCATGATCGAGGCCAGTCGAAAG ATCTACCACATGGCCGGTCCAATGGGCTTCTTTAGGGGCACGACTGCCCGCGTTCTGTACTCCATGCCCGCCACGGCCATCTGCTGGTCGACGTACGAGTTCTTCAAGTTCTACCTGTGCGGCCTTGACGCTGATCAGTACAAATCATCAATTACGGGCAGCTCGGAGCCTCGCAAAGCGGACTACGTGCTGCCAAGGACTACGGATGAGGAGCAGATCGATCAGGAGCGCGAGGCGGCGAAGGAGAAAGACACCACGGCCACCCTGCACTCTGCTCCGACCTCGGTCAATGCCTCCGGTGCCATCAAAACGGTGTGCGAGCTGTCGACGAGCCCCGCCGGGCCAACAATCAATCTGCACACACGGCACACGGACGTGAAGAGTCCCTACGAGAGGGGCTTCAGCACGTAG
- the LOC6618735 gene encoding endoplasmin, whose translation MKYFLLVGLLLLAGVNQIAADEEEAATETIDLDLGSFKEGSRTDAETLKREEEAIQLDGLNVAQLKEIREKAEKFTFQTEVNRMMKLIINSLYRNKEIFLRELISNASDAIDKIRLLALSNSKELETNPELHIRIKADKENKALHIMDSGIGMTHQDLINNLGTIAKSGTADFLAKMQDPSKSEGLDMNDMIGQFGVGFYSAFLVADRVVVTTKHNDDKQYIWESDANSFSITEDPRGDTLKRGSVISLYLKEEAQDFLEEDTVRELIRKYSQFINFPIRMWSSKTVEEEVPVEEEAKPKKSEDDVEDEDAKVEEADDEKPKTKKVSKTTWDWTLINDSKPIWTRKPAEVTEDEYTSFYKSLTKDSSEPLTQTHFIAEGEVTFKSLLYVPKVQPSESFNRYGTKSDNIKLYVRRVFITDEFNDMMPNYLSFIRGVVDSDDLPLNVSRETLQQHKLIKVIKKKLVRKVLDMLKKIDKEAYEKFWKEFSTNIKLGVMEDPSNRSRLAKLLRFQTSNGKGVTSLAEYKERMKAKQEHIYYIAGANRAEVEKSPFVERLLSKGYEVLYLVEAVDEYCISALPEFDGKKFQNVAKEGFQLNESEKSKKNFESLKSTFEPLVKWLNDVALKDQISKAQVSERLSNSPCALVAGVFGWTGNMERLAMSNAHQKSDDPQRTYYLNQKKTLEINPRHPLMRELLRRVEADEADDTAKDMAVMMFRTATLRSGYMLQETSQFADSIEQMMRQTLGVSQDEQVEIDEDEEDDAEETATGSQESGNADDEEEEQQHDEL comes from the exons ATGAAGTACTTTTTGCTGGTGGGCCTGCTGCTCCTAGCAG GCGTCAATCAGATAGCCGCCGATGAGGAGGAGGCCGCAACGGAGACCATCGACCTGGATCTGGGCTCCTTCAAGGAGGGCTCCCGCACCG ATGCCGAGACCCTGAAGCGCGAGGAGGAGGCCATCCAGCTGGACGGTCTGAACGTGGCGCAGCTGAAGGAAATTCGCGAGAAG gcgGAGAAGTTCACTTTCCAAACGGAGGTGAACCGCATGATGAAGCTGATCATCAACTCGCTGTACCGCAACAAGGAGATCTTCCTGCGTGAATTAATCTCCAACGCCTCCGATGCCATCGACAAGATCCGCCTACTGGCGCTGTCCAACAGCAAGGAGCTGGAGACCAATCCGGAGCTGCACATCCGCATCAAGGCCGATAAGGAGAACAAGGCGTTGCACATCATGGACTCGGGCATCGGCATGACCCACCAGGATCTGATCAATAACCTGGGCACAATTGCCAAGTCCGGCACTGCCGATTTTCTGGCCAAGATGCAAGATCCCAGCAAGTCGGAGGGACTCGATATGAACGACATGATTGGACAGTTCGGTGTGGGCTTCTACTCCGCTTTCCTGGTCGCTGATCGTGTGGTGGTGACCACCAAGCACAACGACGACAAGCAGTACATCTGGGAGTCGGACGCCAACAGCTTCAGCATCACCGAGGATCCCCGTGGCGATACTCTGAAGCGAGGATCCGTCATCTCGCTGTACCTGAAGGAAGAAGCCCAGGACTTCCTGGAGGAGGACACTGTGCGCGAGCTCATCCGCAAGTACTCGCAGTTCATCAACTTCCCCATCCGCATGTGGTCCAGCAAGACCGTCGAGGAGGAGGTGCCCgtggaggaggaggccaaGCCCAAGAAGTCCGAGGATGACGTGGAGGATGAGGACGCCAAGGTCGAGGAGGCCGACGATGAGAAGCCCAAGACCAAAAAGGTCTCGAAGACCACCTGGGACTGGACCCTGATCAACGACagcaagcccatctggacgcGCAAACCCGCCGAAGTGACCGAGGATGAGTACACTAGCTTCTACAAGAGCCTGACCAAGGACTCCAGCGAGCCCCTGACCCAGACGCACTTCATCGCCGAGGGCGAGGTGACCTTCAAGAGTTTGCTCTACGTGCCCAAGGTGCAGCCATCGGAGTCCTTCAATCGCTACGGCACCAAGTCCGACAACATCAAGCTGTACGTGCGCCGTGTCTTCATCACCGACGAGTTCAACGACATGATGCCCAACTACTTGAGCTTCATTCGCGGCGTCGTCGACTCCGATGATCTGCCCCTGAACGTTTCCCGCGAAACTCTGCAGCAGCACAAGCTCATCAAGGTGATCAAGAAGAAGCTGGTCCGCAAGGTTCTCGATATGCTGAAGAAGATAGACAAGGAGGCGTACGAGAAGTTCTGGAAGGAGTTCTCCACCAA CATCAAATTGGGCGTGATGGAGGATCCCAGCAACCGATCGCGTCTCGCCAAGCTGCTCCGCTTCCAGACCTCCAACGGCAAGGGCGTCACCTCGCTGGCCGAGTACAAGGAGCGCATGAAGGCCAAGCAGGAGCACATCTACTACATCGCTGGCGCCAACCGCGCTGAGGTCGAGAAGTCGCCGTTCGTCGAGCGTCTGCTGAGCAAGGGATACGAGGTGCTGTATCTGGTGGAGGCCGTCGACGAGTACTGCATCTCCGCGCTGCCCGAGTTCGACGGCAAGAAGTTCCAGAACGTGGCCAAGGAGGGATTCCAGCTGAACGAGTCCGAGAAGAGCAAGAAGAACTTCGAGTCGCTGAAGAGCACCTTCGAGCCGCTGGTCAAGTGGCTGAACGATGTGGCACTCAAGGATCAGATCTCCAAGGCCCAGGTTTCCGAGCGTCTGAGCAACTCGCCATGCGCCCTCGTGGCCGGCGTCTTCGGCTGGACCGGCAACATGGAGCGTCTGGCCATGTCCAACGCCCACCAGAAGTCCGACGATCCTCAGCGAACCTACTACCTCAACCAGAAGAAAACGCTCGAGATCAATCCCAGGCATCCGCTGATGCGCGAGCTGCTGCGCCGCGTGGAGGCCGACGAGGCCGATGACACCGCCAAGGACATGGCTGTGATGATGTTCCGCACCGCCACCCTGCGGTCTGGATACATGCTCCAGGAGACTTCGCAGTTCGCCGACAGTATTGAGCAGATGATGCGCCAGACCTTGGGTGTCTCCCAGGACGAGCAGGTGGAGatcgacgaggacgaggaggatgaCGCCGAGGAGACCGCTACCGGCAGCCAGGAGAGCGGCAACGCCgacgatgaggaggaggagcagcagcacgaCGAGCTGTAA
- the LOC6618737 gene encoding uncharacterized protein CG4951: protein MSFSAIGDCQLISQLYQYKKHRVVCSAKVLPTPVTHFERESKNDFHWMTADRWNRIECGLWRLFENLKQWQDAYQLDTELIIDHIIVRVQATDKSHPATLTLLAGTESSSKDLCLDLQLQYITQEDTTIVGVIPANRQLATEAETNGTRPASRKNRVANSGSKPKTTQSKPKHIDADDEDDKSSTTASQPTKIKSERRSISQGGEKDKPSSSSPSSSQHSNRMKRSHSPSQQNSRASSVEPKPARRSGRSPIRPSRFKNFVVGETRGGKSRGPKPKVKRVSPVPAKDFKVEQMDGARFDALQRLDSMLDMPKPREVKILLLEKMGEDEVLNTFESYRSDFDKLFKDREFKPRTSHYMNIAHMDIMDILSKSIHQQMLKKLGEVYSSRSNHTALLVNGLLPLWIVRLFMDTYTLSHSEAVQQIRDQMKYNTYLKALNDEPLSSDLD, encoded by the exons atgtcGTTTTCCGCCATTGGTGATTGCCAACTAATTTCGCAATTATACCAG TACAAAAAGCATCGCGTCGTCTGCAGCGCCAAAGTGCTGCCGACACCTGTGACCCATTTTGAGCGGGAATCAAAGAATGATTTCCATTGGATGACCGCGGATCGCTGGAACCGGATTGAGTGTGGTCTGTGGCGCCTGTTCGAGAACCTGAAGCAGTGGCAAGATGCCTACCAGCTGGACACCGAGCTCATTATCGATCACATCATCGTGCGCGTCCAGGCGACCGATAAGTCGCATCCTGCTACGCTCACCCTACTGGCCGGTACGGAGTCCAGCTCCAAGGATCTCTGCCTGGACCTACAGCTGCAATACATCACGCAAGAGGACACCACCATTGTCGGCGTCATACCCGCCAATCGCCAGCTTGCCACGGAAGCAGAAACCAATGGCACCAGACCCGCATCCCGCAAGAACCGCGTAGCAAACTCAGGATCCAAGCCAAAAAC CACACAATCGAAGCCCAAGCACATAGACGCCGACGACGAGGATGACAAGAGCTCCACCACGGCCAGCCAACCAACCAAGATCAAGAGCGAGCGTAGGTCCATTTCCCAAGGTGGCGAAAAGGATAAGCCTTCTTCCAGCAGCCCCAGTTCCTCGCAGCACAGCAACCGCATGAAGCGATCGCACAGTCCATCACAGCA GAATTCCAGAGCCAGTTCCGTTGAGCCCAAGCCTGCACGCCGCTCCGGCCGATCGCCTATACGCCCGAGTCGATTCAAAAACTTCGTAGTTGG CGAGACCAGGGGCGGCAAGAGCAGAGGACCCAAGCCCAAGGTGAAACGGGTATCGCCAGTACCGGCCAAGGATTTCAAGGTGGAGCAGATGGACGGAGCGCGGTTCGATGCGCTGCAGCGCCTGGACAGCATGCTGGACATGCCCAAGCCGCGCGAGGTTAAGATTTT ACTCTTGGAAAAAATGGGCGAGGACGAAGTGCTGAATACCTTCGAGAGCTATCGCAGCGACTTCGATAAGCTGTTCAAGGATCGCGAGTTCAAGCCGCGCACCAGTCACTACATGAACATTGCCCACATGGACATAATGGACATACTGAGCAAGAGCATTCACCAGCAGATGCTCAAGAAACTGGGCGAGGTCTACAGCAGTCGAAGC AACCACACGGCCCTGCTGGTGAACGGACTGCTCCCGCTGTGGATAGTGCGCCTCTTTATGGACACGTACACGCTGTCCCACTCGGAGGCCGTGCAGCAGATCCGCGACCAGATGAAGTACAACACCTACTTGAAGGCTCTGAACGATGAGCCGCTGAGTTCCGATCTTGACTGA
- the LOC6618738 gene encoding neprilysin-1 — MFSISSYFRLLAGIVICVAAWDCEARSVGDESRENAITDETTDYLRSHGATMKSYMNFSVDPCDDFYEFACGNWKHVKTPRQSPHRRSNILDISYTLMDVTEQLLTRTQLAEALNVSAELLVAQRFYNSCLAAELFPRPAADPAYLSLIRSLGGFPAVDRDAWNASSFSWFNMSAHLSNYGIRSLIHEEILPQHPFNPYFKLPELGFDHIVHTDHVTNTSSRAYQLNEHRMHGYLKEYNLTEDEISAVIDGVFAFWRDALSIEDKFQGDKDKCDLLTEIREVPPFGQWRSYYEIAWNGIDFYSGSSGAEFCDFYYVELDKVCTKHAEAVANYLAMRFLYRMDDKLKEPKQPEDQKVNCLMIVQLTLPQLFNKLYMAEHFTDEKHSEISDIVNKMRKAQRQILESVEWLDAETRAEALSKEAGITPVIGSYKNEELSDTLIREINNLTIVEGSYAQSLINLRVLGTYLNRYAGLHADKLPKDTKPLTLLVGMQVNAFYYNLDNSVYVMAGILHPPAYHRSWPNSLKFGTIGYLIGHELTHGFDTEGSSYDSAGEIRDWWSRKSETVFQERAQCYVDYFNQYLIPEINQTIRGNETRDENIADAGGLRSALAGYRNHMKQLQRSGADGETLSPKNEQMPGLDLSPEQLFFVGFAQLWCADYEPEHYWEELTDAHTIEKYRVLGAVSNNDDFAEVYKCPLGSPMHPKAESCRMW; from the exons ATGTTCTCAATCTCGAGCTACTTCCGACTGCTGGCTGGCATCGTGATCTGCGTGGCTGCGTGGGACTGTGAGGCCCGGAGTGTTGGCGATGAGTCCCGTGAGAACGCGATTACGGATGAGACGACCGACTACCTGCGATCCCATGGCGCCACGATGAAGTCCTACATGAACTTCAGCGTCGATCCGTGCGACGACTTCTACGAGTTCGCGTGCGGAAACTGGAAGCACGTGAAAACGCCGCGGCAATCGCCCCATAGGCGGAGCAATATCCTGGACATCAGCTACACACTGATGGACGTGACGGAACAGCTGCTGACCAGGACACAGTTGGCGGAGGCGCTGAATGTGTCCGCCGAGCTGCTCGTTGCACAACGCTTCTACAATTCCTGCCTGGCGGCCGAGCTCTTTCCGCGGCCAGCTGCCGATCCCGCTTATCTTTCGCTTATCAGGTCGCTGGGTGGTTTTCCCGCCGTCGACAGAGACGCCTGGAACGCCTCCAGCTTCAGTTGGTTCAACATGAGCGCCCATCTCAGCAACTACGGCATTCGCAGTCTGATCCACGAAGAAATTCTGCCCCAGCATCCCTTCAATCCGTACTTCAAGCTGCCCGAGCTGGGCTTTGACCACATCGTTCACACCGACCACGTTACCAACACAAGCTCGCGGGCCTACCAGCTCAACGAGCATCGCATGCACGGCTACCTGAAGGAGTACAATCTCACCGAGGATGAAATCTCCGCCGTGATCGATGGCGTCTTTGCGTTTTGGCGCGATGCGCTCAGCATTGAGGATAAGTTCCAGGGCGATAAGGATAAGTGCGATTTGCTGACTGAGATTAGGGAGGTGCCACCATTTGGGCAGTGGAGGAGCTACTATGAGATAGCCTGGAATGGGATAGACTTCTACAGCGGCTCGTCCGGTGCCGAATTCTGCGACTTTTACTATGTGGAGCTCGACAAGGTGTGCACGAAGCATGCGGAAGCGGTGGCCAACTATCTAGCCATGCGGTTTCTCTACCGCATGGACGACAAGCTGAAGGAGCCCAAGCAGCCCGAGGACCAAAAGGTTAACTGCCTGATGATCGTCCAGCTGACGCTGCCACAACTCTTCAACAAGCTCTACATGGCG GAGCACTTCACCGACGAGAAGCACTCGGAGATCTCTGACATAGTGAACAAAATGCGAAAGGCCCAGCGACAGATTCTCGAGAGTGTGGAGTGGTTGGACGCGGAGACGCGGGCAGAGGCTCTGAGCAAGGAGGCCGGCATCACGCCAGTGATCGGGAGCTACAAAAACGAAGAGCTTTCGGACACTCTAATCCGCGAGATCAACAATCTGACCATTGTTGAAGGCAGCTACGCCCAGAGTTTGATCAATCTGCGAGTACTGGGCACCTATCTTAATCGCTACGCTGGCCTTCACGCTGACAAGCTGCCCAAGGACACAAAGCCGCTGACACTTCTGGTGGGGATGCAGGTGAACGCGTTCTACTACAATCTGGATAACTCGGTGTACGTAATGGCGGGAATCCTGCATCCGCCTGCGTACCATCGATCATGGCCCAATTCCTTGAAGTTCGGCACCATTGGCTATCTGATAGGTCACGAGTTGACCCACGGCTTCGATACGGAGGGCTCCAGTTACGACAGTGCCGGCGAGATTCGCGACTGGTGGTCCAGAAAGTCGGAGACGGTGTTCCAGGAACGGGCGCAGTGCTATGTGGATTACTTCAACCAATATTTGATACCCGAAATCAACCAGACGATTCGCGGCAACGAGACAAGGGACGAGAACATAGCGGACGCCGGTGGCTTGAGGTCCGCACTCGCCGGTTATCGAAACCACATGAAGCAGCTGCAAAGAAGTGGAGCGGATGGGGAGACGTTGTCCCCCAAGAACGAGCAGATGCCCGGCCTCGACCTGTCGCCGGAGCAGCTCTTCTTTGTGGGATTCGCGCAGCTGTGGTGCGCCGACTACGAGCCGGAGCACTACTGGGAGGAGCTCACCGACGCGCACACCATCGAGAAGTACCGGGTGCTGGGTGCCGTTTCCAACAACGACGATTTTGCTGAGGTCTACAAGTGCCCACTGGGCAGTCCCATGCATCCAAAGGCTGAAAGTTGTCGGATGTGGTAA
- the LOC6618739 gene encoding mitochondrial transcription rescue factor 1, with the protein MLRTFRQIARLGRSLKTPIPTRFLPKLPTTLELQAPVHTSVSTWKYDKKSSRASDDLDSDDEDDEDFKDERDSKVVKTKVNSLRADLLLKAGLGMARNKVELNFYESKIRVNGKKLPKKSVQLEVGDDIDVIRGFSQSNPSHLVVARVSILSVSEREEGLSVHLRRYKSLLVENYHGPNAFKSSEHVAH; encoded by the exons ATGCTCCGGACTTTTCGTCAAATAGCCCGACTAGGGAGATCCCTAAAGACGCCAATACCAACTAGATTTCTGCCCAAACTCCCAACCACGTTAGAGCTGCAGGCTCCTGTGCACACCAGTGTTTCTACGTGGAAGTACGACAAGAAATCCTCGCGAGCATCGGATGACTTGGACAGCGACGACGAGGATGATGAGGATTTCAAGGACGAAAGGGACTCTAAGGTGGTCAAGACCAAGGTGAACTCACTGCGCGCCGATCTTCTCCTGAAAGCTGGCCTGGGCATGGCAAGAAA CAAAGTGGAACTGAATTTCTACGAGAGCAAGATACGTGTCAATGGAAAGAAGCTGCCCAAAAAGAGTGTCCAG CTTGAAGTCGGCGATGATATCGACGTAATCCGAGGCTTTAGTCAATCTAATCCTTCCCACCTGGTCGTGGCCCGCGTCTCAATCCTTTCCGTCAGTGAACGCGAAGAAGGACTCAGCGTCCATCTGAGGCGCTACAAATCCCTGCTGGTCGAGAATTACCACGGACCCAACGCCTTCAAATCCTCGGAGCACGTTGCTCATTAA
- the LOC6618740 gene encoding uncharacterized protein LOC6618740: MSLSSIKQKEVKGKKKVLPKLRNILANPYKQHSPVLSEQEAQQFRQILQNAIKGSDGETKSFATRFGIHLGLESSLRAINSRRFSCLLVSLSLRPTHLMRLMATSASVKMPTAPIYAQPKLEELTQEIFGVRALALALPLDMKAISEDLEQWITARNRTPTPAKKIAPKTHKKPKKKPEIIQPAEEEKKPQLPVAEKKDWGDDFISCFSDEPSVKMDRVDVQVETQNLGNALSNLAMKAKSKKPVAEVKNNPVKKEKSPRPEPMEVEVEPDDDDFLPADLHNYRPLTVHQVRPNPDKKPKKKRNKKSTKS, translated from the exons ATGAGTTTGTCCAgtataaaacaaaaagaagtgAAGGGCAAAAagaaagtactgccaaaacTGCGCAATATTCTGGCCAATCCTTACAAACAGCACAG CCCTGTTTTATCGGAGCAGGAAGCGCAGCAGTTTCGCCAGATACTGCAGAATGCAATAAAAGGAAGCGACGGAGAGACCAAATCGTTTGCCACTCGATTTGGCATACATCTCGGCCTGGAGAGCTCCCTGCGCGCCATAAACTCGCGGCGTTTCTCCTGCCTATTGGTTTCCTTGAGCCTGCGACCAACTCACCTCATGCGTTTAATGGCCACCAGTGCGTCAGTCAAGATGCCCACGGCACCCATTTACGCGCAGCCAAAACTGGAGGAGCTTACCCAGGAAATCTTTGGAGTAAGGGCGCTTGCCTTGGCCTTGCCCTTAGATATGAAAGCTATAAGCGAGGACTTGGAACAGTGGATTACTGCCCGGAACAGAACACCTACACCTGCCAAGAAGATAGCCCCGAAAACGCACAAGAAACCCAAGAAGAAACCCGAAATAATCCAACCAGCCGAAGAGGAAAAAAAGCCGCAGCTCCCAGTGGCTGAAAAGAAGGATTGGGGTGATGATTTCATATCCTGCTTCTCGGACGAACCCTCTGTAAAGATGGACCGCGTGGATGTCCAGGTAGAGACCCAAAATCTGGGCAATGCCCTCAGTAATTTGGCCAtgaaagccaaaagcaaaaagcCGGTAGCAGAAGTCAAAAATAACCCAGTTAAAAAGGAGAAGTCGCCCAGACCAGAGCCCATGGAAGTGGAGGTGGAgccagatgatgatgattttcTGCCTGCAGATCTGCACAACTATCGCCCTCTTACTGTCCACCAAGTGCGTCCTAATCCCGACAAGAAACccaaaaagaaacgaaacaaaaagtCAACCAAGTCCTAG